The Arachis ipaensis cultivar K30076 chromosome B03, Araip1.1, whole genome shotgun sequence region TAATATTTGCACCAAAAATAATTGTTGTGGTTACGGTTTTACTAGCACAACAAACCAAAATCCTAAAAGACAGAAAATAAAACATGAATTTTATTCATGAACCCTCCAAATAAGGTATCCTATCTTTGCCTGGATCTATCTTTACNNNNNNNNNNNNNNNNNNNNNNNNNNNNNNNNNNNNNNNNNNNNNNNNNNNNNNNNNNNNNNNNNNNNNNNNNNNNNNNNNNNNNNNNNNNNNNNNNNNNNNNNNNNNNNNNNNNNNNNNNNNNNNNNNNNNNNNNNNNNNNNNNNNNNNNNNNNNNNNNNNNNNNNNNNNNNNNNNNNNNNNNNNNNNNNNNNNNNNNNNNNNNNNNNNNNNNNNNNNNNNNNNNNNNNNNNNNNNNNNNNNNNNNNNNNNNNNNNNNNNNNNNNNNNNNNNNNNNNNNNNNNNNNNNNNNNNNNNNNNNNNNNNNNNNNNNNNNNNNNNNNNNNNNNNNNNNNNNNNNNNNNNNNNNNNNNNNNNNNNNNNNNNNNNNNNNNNNNNNNNNNNNNNNNNNNNNNNNNNNNNNNNNNNNNNNNNNNNNNNNNNNNNNNNNNNNNNNNNNNNNNNNNNNNNNNNNNNNNNNNNNNNNNNNNNNNNNNNNNNNNNNNNNNNNNNNNNNNNNTAATcagtaatatttaaaaatataaactaaaaatatgttattaaattattaaactaaaaaaattaaattaataactaaaaatactaataaaaactaataaattcTACTGATTCTTGAACTTTTGTCTAAGAATAATACCCCATCACCGTATAAAATGGGACTTAAACCATGCAAAGAACCATATTATTCTTGTACCCTGGCCTAACGAGGAAATTTACTAGCTACGAGCACAGACAGCGTAATAAAATTATTAATGGCAATATATAAATTCCACTTAATGTGGCAACCGATGAATTATGataataattcttttttttttttctgggtaTAAGCTAAGGAGCTGGAGAAGTCTCCTAGTCTCCATGATTGAAGTTATTTAGTGTAACTATTACAAGTTTACAACAAAATTATGCAGTGTATAGAATATGCAGTAGCACGGTATTTTATCGTGAACAATCAGCATACACAATTATCAGTGTTCTTATTACATAATATGAGCTTGTAAGAGGTTTCCTCACTTTCCATTTGGGATCCTAATGCTATCAAGGAATGATTTCCCACGCAGTTCTTGTGAGAGGTATCCTTTGAAGTACTCCCCGGCGGCGATTCTCTTGAACGCTGCCGGTGTTTCAGGAGTAACAAGGCTTGGTGCGGGACCAATAATAGCATCTAAAGCAGGGTTGTAAAATGTTGCTATGGAAAGCCTCTCCTTTTCTGAGTTAACCGTTGCTCGATGTTCAACGCTGCTATAGATTCCATTCGTTATGATCTGCCAAATCAAATTCACATAAATCATTGCAATTCACATAAATTCACTGTGGCTAAAAAAATGTAAGTACCTCCAACATGTCCCCAATGTTAATGATGAATGCATTAGGCAGGGGCCTAACAGGAATCCAGAGTCCATCTTTTTTAATTTGGAGGCCTTCAACTTGATTGGCTTGAAGAAGTATGGTGAGGCCACCACCATCAGAATGAGAGCTCAGTCCCATGGCAAGCTCCGGCTGCGGACACGGCGGGTAATAGTTCATCCTTACTGATTGCTCAGCTTCACCTAACATGTCCCTTATTTCCATGGGGTGTATAGAAAGATCATCAGCCATAAGGCCAAGCATTTTCACTGCAAGCTTTTCCATTTCTCCGCAATAGTCTTCCAAATNAATGGTAGGGGAATCTTTGGGAACAAGTGGGGCTTTCTGATCTGATGTGGCAGGGTGAACATGAAGAACATGTCAGCCCAGTCTAATTTCTGTTCATCAGAGACTACAAAGGCCTGACCATATCCCTGCACATCTCCATCTATCTGCCCAAACCTCCTCTTCTCTTCCACTGGCTGATTGAAGAAATCTTGAGCACCTTTCTTCACATTCTCCAATAATGAAGTGTCCACTCCGTGATTAATCAGCTGTATATATAATCATAGTCAAACATCAAAACCATAAACACTCATAAAATGCTTTTAAGATATGAAACCTGAAAGAATCCCCAGTCTTTGCAAGCATAGTGCAGTTTCTGCAGTTCAGGTTCCCTGTGATCTTGTGACAACAATTTGGCCATGTCAATGACTGGAACTTGAGGCAAATCATGAGGATTAGTGGAGGTGGTGAAGATTGGACGGTCATGCTGATGACGAACATAACGGTGTGGAACTTGTGCTAATGCCTCCTTTGCTATTTCCTGCACAGAGGGAACTAAACCAGATGCAGCTTCCATTCTTAACTTTTAATTGATCACACTCAAACTAACACCAACACACCATGAGTTCAATATATCCTTCTCCCTCTACAAATTCAGACGTCATCATGAGTTGAATATGTTCGGTTGTTCATTTGTCAATTTCACGTTATATTGACTAAGAAGATTCCAACCTCAGTAATATGTCACATACTCATAATTTAGTTGACTAGGACTACATAATAACAATATAATATATGACAAAATAGATACCAGTAATTCCACATCGCAATTAATACATAATGAAAATATCCTCAATATTATTATGGAAACTAGCAAAGCAAGTGAACAATTAGTTCCAACTAACGTTCAAACTCCAAATTTCTTAATCACTCAAATTTGTTACATGTAAATCAAACACTGAAATGAGACAGCTTTTATCATTCAcgtacaaaaagaaaaacaacagaaCAAAGAAAGTGAATGGCAAAGCAATCCCAAATGCTAGTATCATATCCATATTTTCATTTAAGAGGTTTCCTGATTTTCATTTTGAAGCCTCATGCTCTGAAGGTATGATCGGCCGCGGATTTCTCTTGAAAGGTATCCCTTGTAATATTCTTGCACACTAATTGTTTTGAACACAGCTGGTGTTTCTGGAGTCACAAGGCTTGGTGCTGGTTTCAGAATAGAATTGATATCAGGATTGTAAAATGTTGCTATAGAAATCCTCTCCTTCTCTGAGTTTGTTGTTGCTCTGTGCTCAATGCTTCGATAAATTCCATTGCTTATCATCTGCCAATTCCCAATCAGTTAATAATCTTTGTTAGAACTAATTGTGTTTTACAATCCATTGATGACATTACCTCAAACATGTCTCCAATGTTAATAATGAAGGCATTGGGGAGTGGCTTAACAGGAATCCACATTCCATCTTTTTTAATTTGTAGACCTTGTATTTCATTGGCTTGAAGAAGGATGGTGAGAGCAGCAGCATCAGAATGAGGATTGAGTCCCATCACAAGGTCGGGTTGGGGACATGGTGGATAATAGTTCATCCTCATTGATAGAGTTCCTCCACCAAACACCTCTTTCATCTCCGTGGTGTGGACTTGCAGGGCATCTGCCATAAGGTCAACCAATTCCATAACAAGTTTTTCCAATTCTAAGGAATAGGCCTCTAAGTTGTCCCTTTAACCAGATCCAAATATCATGAGACATAGTCATAAAATCAGAAGCATGATGTATAAAATGACATGCACAAAACAGAAAGAACCTGAATGGTTGGGGGATGTTTGGAAACAAGTGTGGTTTCCTGGAGTGAGGTGGCATAGTGACCAGAAAGAACATGTCAGCCCACTCTAATTTCTGTTCCTCAGAGAATACAAATGCCTGACCATATCCCTCTACATCTCCTTCCTTCTCCCCAAACTTCCTCTTCTCTTCCACTGGAAGATTGAAGAATTCTTCAACTCCTTTCTTCACATTCTCCACCAATGAATCGCTCACTCCATGATTAATCAGCTGTAAGATACTCAAAAGTCAAAACAGTGAAGTGCTCTTACATCAACAACTGTGGATGAAGTTGATGACAAACCTGAAAGAAACCCCAGTCTTTACAAGCATGGTGCAGGTTCTCCAATTCAGGTTGCTTGAGATCTTGGGACAACAATTTGGCCATGTCAATCACCGGAACTTGAGGTAAAGGCTGGGTAGCAGTGGCAGATAAGATTGGACGTTCATTGTGTGGACGAACATAGCGGTCTGGAATGGTGGTTAATGCCTCCTTGGCTATTTCCTGAACACAAGGGACTGTGACGGTTGCTATTTCCATGATCAATTAGCAACACTCAGTGTCAGAGATGGATCAATGAGTTTGGCTATGCAGTGCTTCATAAATGTTCAACTCAAACTAGGATCGGTGACACATAATGAATTTATTTAGGAACATTAACAGTGGCGGAAGTAGAATTTTACTATTAGGGGGCAACTTCTTATAATTAATGTTAAATCTACATCTACAATATTATACTATGGAAAAGTTTTTAAACTTATCCAGAAATAATTAAATTgttgttttttattctattttatttattttacaaaggGAATGGGATAAATACAAGATCAAGACAACAAAGAAGCAAACTTTATTACAAAGAAACTTTTGTGCGTGCCACATGGATATATTATGTGTCTTTGACTTTTTTGTTTTCATCTTGGTTATGAATCTTGAAGTTATCAAGATATGATTTGCCACGAAGCTCTCGCGAAAGGTATCCTTTACGGTATTCAGCTACAGTAGTTGTTTTGAACATTGCTGGATTTTGTGGTGTAACAAGACTAGACACTGGACCCAAATTTCTGTGTGGCTCAGCGTTGTAAAATGTAGCTATAGAAAGCCTTTCCTTGTCCACATTAACTATTGCCCGATGTTCAATACTTTTGTAAATTCCATTTGTTATTATCTGCACCCACGCATGACGCATGCATGATTTTAGAAACATAGTTGACAagtgaaaataaaaattgaaattaaggTAGCATATACCTCCAATATGTCGCCAATATTAATAACAAAGGCATTAGGAAGGGGTCTGACAGGAATCCAGATTCCATCTTTTTTGATCTGGAGACCCTGCATTTCGTTGACTTGGAGAAGGATGGTGAGGGAACTACCGTCAGAATGAGGATTGAGTCCCATGACAAGTTCTGGCTGGGGACATGGTGGGTAATAGTTCATCCTCATTGATAGAGTCCCTTCACCAATTTGCTCTTTTATTTCCATGGGGTCCACTCTAAGGGCGTTTGCCATAAATTGAACCATTTGGATCGCAAGTTTTTTCATTTCCGCACAATAAGTCTCTAAGTTATCTCTGAATGGTAGGGGCAGGTTGGGGAACAAGTGTGGTTTCCTCAAGTGAGGTGGCATAGTCACCATATAAACCATGTCCGCCCACTCTAGTTTCTGTTCCTCAGACACCACGAAGATCTGACCATATCCCTCTGCCTCTCCTTCCTTCTGCCTTAACTTGTTCTTCTCTTCCATTGGAAGATTGAAGAATTCTTCAACACCTTTCTTCACATTCTCCACCAATCCACCGCTCACTCCATGATTAATCAGCTGTACAATATTTCAAAGAATCATTACACATGATTATTTGATGTCGGtaggaattaattaattaaaaccgTACCTGGAAGAAACCCCAGTGTTTGCATGCATGGTGCAGGGTCTGAAGTTCAGATTGGTTGAGATCTTGGGACAACAGTTTAGCCATGTCAATGACTGGAACTTGAGGTAAAGGCTCATTAGTCGTGGTGGCAGATAAGACCGGACGCTCGTCATCTGGACGAACATAACGCTCTGGAATGGAGGTTAATGCCTCCTTGGCTATTTCCTGAACACTAGGGACTACGATACTTACTTTTTCCATTAGCTTCAACTAACACTCGCACATATTAGCTTGTTTTACTTCTCACTACTTGCTTCAACTATATATTAATGGCTTCCCTGTTACGTGTGCTCTATTTTCAACTCCCAAGAGTCAATGATATAATATCAAATTATCAATCACATGATACATGCACTTAACATAACAATCCAACGGATAATATATTAAATTGGAGTAACTATGTAGCCTGTACCAGTTGGTTACGCTACTAATAATCTTTGTATACTGAATGAAGGAGATGAATAAAGAAGTTCAAATAATGTCTCATTATATTGTTAACAATAATATGATATGTTTAAACAAAGACTTTAGTTACATTGTGTTTTAATTTTGAACATAGTTACATAGACACATACATTTTGTCTTCTCTTTAATTACTCAGCTTCTTTTGCGATCTTCATGCTATTGAGGAAGTTTTTCCCACGAAGTTCCTTTGATAGGTAGGCAGAGTAGAATTCTTGATAGGCAACACTTTTGAAGATTGCTGGTGTTTGAGGAGTAACGAGGCTTGGTGCTGGACCTATAGTTGATCTCATGGCAGGCACGTAAAATGTGGCTATGGAAATCCTCTCTGTCTTCGCATTTACTATTGCTCTGTGTTCTATACTTTGGTAAATCCCATTTGTGATTATCTCCAATATGTCTCCGACGTTGATGACCAAGGCATTAGGGAGTGGTTTAACAGGAAGCCATTGACCATCTTTTTTGATTTGGAGGCCTTCAACATCATTGGCTTGGAGAAGGATGGTGAGTGCACCACCATCAGAGTGAGGATTGAGTCCCATCACAAGCTCCGGTTGGGGACATGCTGGATAATAGTTCATCCTCATAGCTTGACTCCCACCACCAAACAATTTTCTCATTTCCTTCCTCTCCACTTTCACTGCATCTGCCATAAGCTCAATCACTTGGACCGCTAGATTCTTCATTTCCACACAATAAGTATCCAAATCATCTCTGAAAGGTTGGGGTAGGGTTGGTAAGAGGTGGGGTTTTCTAATTTGAGGTGGCAGGGTTAACATGTAAAAGACATCTCCCCATTCTAGCTTCTGTTCCTCGGAGGCCACAAATAATTGTCCATATCCCTGTATGTCTCCCTCCTTCTGCCTATATTTGTTCTTTTCTTCCATTGGAAGATTGAAGAAATCTTTACTACCTTTCTTCACATTCTCCAACAATGAACTGCTCACTCCATGATTAATCAGCTGCATGTATGTCATATATGCAATCACTAcatacaaaataataataatccatcagcaagaaattaaataaaataaacctGAAAGAAACCCCAGTGTTTGCAGGCATGGTGCATGTTCTGGAGTTCAGGTTCCTTGTGTTGTTGGGACAGCAATTTGGCGAAGTCAATAACAGGAACTTGGGGCAAAGGGTGGTTGTTGGGGGTGGAGGATAGGGTTGGACGCTCATGTTGTGGGCGGATATAGCGTTCTGGAACATTGGGTGATGCCTGCTTTGCTAGTTCTTGCACAAACGGCACTAAAAGTGATGTTGGTTCCATATCTGATGATGATCAGATACTTCTTGTTTATTATATGGATTCTTTTGCtcgctttaaaattaattactaattagTACCAGTGTTACATATATGTCAGACATACAGGATGAGATGATTCATGCACCTGGTAGTTTTTGGCTTGCTATCCCCTGGTAGTGTTGACTCGTGTTAAGAGAGTTGGTGATTTGGCAAGTGCAACCTAAAACTCACCGCTTTTATCATTATAGCATCAAGTATCACAATGGAGTGTTAAGGGACagtaaattttgtgatttatagtcattaattagttattattgatatttttaataggataaaattttatttaatagtGTGATATTATTACTCACTCTTTTTTTACTAATTAAGTACTagacaaattttaataaaagtattcTCCTTTAGACTTtctttaaacaaaattaaatctaaactctatatatatatatatatatataattcaagtaaAGACAAAAGATATGAAAACTAAGGAGAAGTCTAGGTGAAGTTATGAATGCTGCCATCTTTTCAATGAACGCTTGGAATGCTTCTGTATCTATTGTGGCTATGTAGGACATGAATGAAGAATATGCAGCAACTACTTTGAGGATATAGTAAAGGACGAAGTGAAAGAAGATAGATGGGGAGGTTGGTTGAAGGCGGAACAAACAAGCTGGCGAGTGGAGGAACAGAAGGAGAATGTTAATCCTAATGCTCAAGGAATGGAGATCAACAAAAGGAAGACCCTGAGCCACCCAACACCAGCAAGTCTGTTGAAGAGCTTTGCTAGCTTGTCAGTGAAGGAAAAACAGGAGAAGCAAGAGGAGGAGGTGTACAGTTCGATTAATGGTGATGGTGAAATAAGTCAGAGAAAAGGAGAGTGTGGCAAGTCGGGTTAAAATTTGGTTCGAAGACAGCAACTAATCACCTACCAGGCAGCAAAGGAGGTAGAAGAGGAAAATGGGTCTGTTGCAGgcagggctggaagtgagtcaagctaGCTCATGAGCGGCTCGTGAGGtggtgagccaagcttgagcctgaaattgagctcataaattaaatgagccgagtttgagcttggataagctcagctcattagctcgtgaactggctcgattatatatatatataataacaattttaattattttttggtgactaaaaaaaataattaaaattgttattatatatatataataacaattttaattatttaatatttatatttattttttacatataattttaatataggacataaataaaaaatttataatttattgatataaaattatagattatgtatttatgtttctcttatttgagccagctcgtgagcttttggtgagccgagcttgagcttaagaaataagctcgattgttaatgagtcgagacGTGAACCaagctcaattttcgtgagcTGAGCTTGAGCTTGATCTAGCTCGGCTCATctcggctcacttccagccctagttGCAGGGGAAGAAAGTAGGAATGATGAATTGGAGGGTATGGGAGACACTTTGAAGTCAGGCTTTCAAATTGGTCAGAGTTCCTATGCGGATACTAGCAAGAAAAGGTCAATGAAACTAAAACATACGGCAAAGAAACCTGATGAAAAAATAACCAAGCAGATTGGAGAGAAACGGAGAACAGGGGAAAAGATACAGCAAATGTGAAGAAGCAATGAATCAATAAGGAGAGCTCAAGTTTGAAGGGACAGGGTGCCAACCCTCAAGTGGCACCCAATGAGGGATGAAGCTATTGACGTGGAATTGTCGGAGTTTGGAAAAATCCCTGATAGTTCACAACATACAAGAGATCAATAGATCTCATTCCCTCGAGGTGCTGTTTCTTTTCAAAACCAAAAACATTTCGTTTGTGACTGAATAGTGCAACAAGTTGGGGTTTTAAAACGTGATATGTGTGGAGCCTCAGGGTTTGTCAGGGGGACTGGTTCTGGCATAGAAAGATGAGGCGAAGGTGTAAGTGATAAGGTATGAAGACTTTTATATTCACTGGAGATTGCATGATCAAAGTAACCAAAAAATATGGGACCTGATGGGGGTTCACCTACATGGCAAAGATGGCAGCGTTCTTTACAATACAGAATTATCCTAAACCAAATAGACTCGGCCGGGGAATATTATTTGGTACTGGGTGATTTCAATGCTATATCTTCATCAGAGGAAAAGGAGGGTGGAAGACCGAAGTCAACAACGTCCATGCAAGGATTCAACAATTTTATTAATGCAGGAGGTATGGTAGACCTGGGCTTTAAGGGAGACCATTTCACATGGAGCAATAGGCAGTTCGGAGGGATGTTGGTTAGAGAACAACTAGACAGATGCTTAACCTCAATCCGATGGTTGGAGGACTATTCAAGAGTTGGGATTATGCACCTACTTGACCAAAGTTCAGATCATAGACCTATCTTACTAAACTCTGATGTAATACAAAGGAAGGCAAGGAGACGGATGAAATTTCAAGAAAGATTGTGCGAAAATGAAGAAGTAGTGCAAATTGTGAAGGAGTTATGGAAGGAAGAAGCAACGGGCTCTTCATTGTACCAACTGTTCACAAAGTTAAAGAGATGTCGACACCGAATAGTTAACTGGCAGCAACTAGGCGGAGCTAACTCTTTGAACCAGATGAAGAATTTATAAAGGAGAATTGATGCTGAAAAGGGCAAACATGACCAGAAGGATGGAACATTGATCAGAATTTTAGAAGAGGAATTGACTGAAGCGTACCTCAGCGAGGAAAGATATTGGAAAGAAAAATCAAGGGTACAGTGGCTAAAATGGGGGGGTCAAAATACcatattttttcattcaaaaataaaaatcagaaaTAGGACAACAAAATTCAGAAATTGGAAGCTGAAAACGGAGTAATAAGATTTGAGGCAGCGGGTATCAGTCAAATAGCCCAAAATTACTTTGAAGAGCTATTTACAATAATTGTCCCACCCAATCCAACAGAGATAATCTCAACGATGAGAAGAAAGGTTACAGCTAGAAATAACTGGTTCCTTACTAGACTAGTCtcaaaaaaggaaattaaaagattAGTTTTCTCTATTAACCCGTTTTCAGCTCTGGGGGATGGTGGTAATACGACAAAATTTTACCAATTTTTCTGGCACACCATCAAAGAGGATGTTCTAAGGGCAGTTCGTAGCTTCTTTGGGGGAGAAAAAATACTCAAAGCTTTTAACCACACTCATATTTGCCTCATGCCAAAGATTAATAATGCAACTACTATAGATCAGGTGAGACCTATAAGCTTGAGTATAGTTTTTTATGAGATTATTTCAAAAGTGCTTATTCATAGAATACAATCCATCATGAATAAAGTTGTTAGTGAAAATCAATGTGCGTTTATCAAAGAGAGGTTAATAAGTGATAATGTACTTATAGCACATGAGTTTATGCATTTTCAGAAGAATAAGAGATTTGGGGATTGGGACATGGCTTTGAAATTGGACATGAATAAGGCATACGACTAGGTAGAGTGGAGTTTTTTTATGGAGAATTATGCAATAGCTTGGATTTTGTGATCGGTGGATTAATTGGCTCAAAGAGTGTGTGTCTACTATTTCATATTCTATTAGTGTGGATAGTCAACCTAGAGGTTTTTTTCAACCTACTAGAGGGCTCAGACAAGGAGACCATCTTTTTCCATACCTATTTATTGTTTGTGTGGAGGGATTATCCCATCTGCTCCACAGAGGAGAACAGAATAATATACTAACTGGCCTTAAATTAAATAGTAACTGCCCTACTATTAGTCATTTATTCTTTGCTGATGACTCTATCATATTCAGTAAAGCTAATCCTCAGTCATGCCAGAGTATTATGCAGATATTACAGTTATATGGACTCATTAGTCGTCAAGAGACTAACCTGAGCAAATCGACTGTGTTTTCAGCCAAAATACACCACAGCATAATAGAGACAAGTTTGTGAATATTCTTCAGGTCCCCA contains the following coding sequences:
- the LOC107632095 gene encoding protein SRG1 → MEKVSIVVPSVQEIAKEALTSIPERYVRPDDERPVLSATTTNEPLPQVPVIDMAKLLSQDLNQSELQTLHHACKHWGFFQLINHGVSGGLVENVKKGVEEFFNLPMEEKNKLRQKEGEAEGYGQIFVVSEEQKLEWADMVYMVTMPPHLRKPHLFPNLPLPFRDNLEDYCGEMEKLAVKMLGLMADDLSIHPMEIRDMLGEAEQSVRMNYYPPCPQPELAMGLSSHSDGGGLTILLQANQVEGLQIKKDGLWIPVRPLPNAFIINIGDMLEIITNGIYSSVEHRATVNSEKERLSIATFYNPALDAIIGPAPSLVTPETPAAFKRIAAGEYFKGYLSQELRGKSFLDSIRIPNGK
- the LOC110262507 gene encoding uncharacterized protein LOC110262507; this encodes MEPTSLLVPFVQELAKQASPNVPERYIRPQHERPTLSSTPNNHPLPQVPVIDFAKLLSQQHKEPELQNMHHACKHWGFFQLINHGVSSSLLENVKKGSKDFFNLPMEEKNKYRQKEGDIQGYGQLFVASEEQKLEWGDVFYMLTLPPQIRKPHLLPTLPQPFRDDLDTYCVEMKNLAVQVIELMADAVKVERKEMRKLFGGGSQAMRMNYYPACPQPELVMGLNPHSDGGALTILLQANDVEGLQIKKDGQWLPVKPLPNALVINVGDILEIITNGIYQSIEHRAIVNAKTERISIATFYVPAMRSTIETYCAEMKKLAIQMVQFMANALRVDPMEIKEQIGEGTLSMRMNYYPPCPQPELVMGLNPHSDGSSLTILLQVNEMQGLQIKKDGIWIPVRPLPNAFVINIGDILEIITNGIYKSIEHRAIVNVDKERLSIATFYNAEPHRNLGPNLHHACKDWGFFQLINHGVSDSLVENVKKGVEEFFNLPVEEKRKFGEKEGDVEGYGQAFVFSEEQKLEWADMFFLVTMPPHSRKPHLFPNIPQPFRDNLEAYSLELEKLVMELVDLMADALQVHTTEMKEVFGGGTLSMRMNYYPPCPQPDLVMGLNPHSDAAALTILLQANEIQGLQIKKDGMWIPVKPLPNAFIINIGDMFEMISNGIYRSIEHRATTNSEKERISIATFYNPDINSILKPAPSLVTPETPAVFKTISVQEYYKGYLSREIRGRSYLQSMRLQNENQETS